Proteins encoded by one window of Candidatus Paceibacterota bacterium:
- a CDS encoding ribonuclease HII, translating into MKKIVVKKHKWIVGVDEVGRGPLAGPVAVGAVAINSAIYGLRLKKEFKGIRDSKKLSEKKREEWFKKIKLAQKEGEIKFSVSFVSSSIIDKKGIVFSIQTALNKSLSNLKVKPEQAHIFLDGGLKAGKEYKNQKTIIHGDDLIQIISIASVVAKVTRDKLMVRYAKKFPRYGFQTHKGYGTKAHYFAIKKYGTTKIHRQSFLKS; encoded by the coding sequence ATGAAGAAAATCGTGGTTAAAAAGCACAAATGGATTGTCGGCGTTGATGAGGTGGGGCGAGGGCCGTTGGCTGGACCAGTAGCTGTCGGTGCTGTTGCCATTAATTCGGCAATTTATGGTTTAAGACTTAAAAAAGAATTTAAAGGAATTCGCGATTCTAAGAAACTTTCAGAAAAAAAGAGGGAAGAATGGTTTAAGAAAATAAAACTAGCACAAAAGGAAGGCGAGATAAAATTTTCAGTTTCTTTTGTGAGCTCATCAATTATAGATAAAAAAGGAATAGTTTTTTCTATACAAACCGCCTTAAACAAATCTCTTTCAAATCTTAAGGTTAAACCAGAGCAAGCACACATATTTCTTGATGGGGGATTGAAGGCGGGGAAAGAATATAAAAATCAAAAAACCATAATTCACGGTGACGATTTAATACAGATTATTTCAATTGCTTCAGTTGTCGCCAAAGTAACTCGCGATAAGTTGATGGTGCGATACGCTAAAAAATTCCCACGATATGGATTTCAAACACATAAGGGATATGGTACAAAAGCGCACTATTTTGCTATCAAGAAATATGGAACAACCAAAATCCACCGCCAAAGTTTTCTGAAAAGCTAA
- a CDS encoding DNA polymerase III subunit alpha, which produces MEKNFVHLHTHSHYSLLDGLTKVDAMVKRAQELKMPALALTDHGNMYGAIEFYKLCKTHGVKPIIGVEAYIAERTRFDKEPNVDSKRYHLTLLAKNVTGYKNLLKLVSKANLEGYYYKPRMDKDLLREHSEGIICLSGCFGGELSRALSAHNDEKARAIIAEYQDIFGKENYFLEIMAHVKMDGAKEVRDKIVALGRELNIPLVATHDSHYLDEDDHKAHDTLLAVQTGSDTTDANRLTFGNDNFSLIDAKKAYELFKDIPDAVENTLKIADMCDIEIELGKWVFPDIKLPERSADYDEELKSLTYEGIVRRELEKTTEVVERIEYELKIIKDKGYAPYFLVVADLLRFAAENKIFTNIRGSVAGSIVTYLTGITKVNPLEYKLPFERFLNPERPSAPDIDMDFADNRRDEMIEYVKQKYGADKVAQIGTFGTMMARGAVRDVARALGHPYATGDRLSKLIPMGSQGFPMTIENALKMTPELKTIYKNEKDSKEIIDLAKKLEGCVRHVSVHAAGVVISPTPLTDFTPLQFDPKGGKIITQYDMYVVEDVGLLKFDFLGIRNLSILGRAVDLVKKLYDEDVDIERIPLDDKLTFELLARGETEGLFQLNGDGMTRYLKELKPTTIHDINAMVALYRPGPMISIPDYIARKRNPSLIKYPDPRLKEILKESYGVIAYQDDVLLTAITLAGYSWLEADKLRKAMGKKIPKEMAAQEEKFISGCVDKGLKPEKALEIWKLIEPFAAYGFNKAHAASYGRVSYQTAYMKAHYPAPYMAAILSAESGDVDKVAEIITECKHMNINVLPPDVNESFGDFTVVKNEEGKEEIRFGLISTKNLGVDIAEAIITERKQNGKYTSFADFLMRVKHKNLNKKSLEALVKSGSMDKLGERGQLLANTEEALEFAHAASHIDTAQDSLFGGMAEAPLATINLKPSEPAKKSDMLAWEKELLGLYVSGHPLDPWKEKLNGREMTVEKLKATYKEGMLAVVAGIIEESKEVITKTNDRMAFLKISDFTGTMEAVVFPKLYKDVKDFCVSDKCVIARGRISKRNDETSLIIEELKELK; this is translated from the coding sequence ATGGAGAAAAATTTCGTTCATCTTCATACGCATTCCCACTACTCTCTCTTAGACGGGCTCACCAAAGTAGATGCCATGGTAAAACGGGCACAAGAGCTTAAAATGCCCGCCCTCGCTCTGACCGACCACGGCAATATGTATGGAGCAATAGAATTCTATAAACTCTGCAAAACACACGGAGTAAAACCCATTATTGGCGTTGAGGCATACATCGCCGAGCGAACACGTTTTGATAAAGAGCCAAACGTTGATTCAAAGCGCTATCACCTCACCCTTCTCGCCAAAAACGTAACTGGTTATAAAAATCTTTTGAAACTTGTGAGTAAGGCAAACCTTGAGGGTTATTACTACAAACCGAGAATGGACAAGGATTTGCTACGAGAACACAGCGAGGGAATCATTTGTCTTTCTGGTTGTTTTGGTGGTGAGCTTTCTCGTGCCCTCTCTGCACACAATGACGAAAAAGCACGTGCAATAATCGCCGAGTATCAAGATATTTTTGGTAAAGAAAATTATTTCCTTGAAATAATGGCTCACGTAAAAATGGATGGGGCGAAAGAAGTCCGCGATAAAATTGTTGCGCTTGGTCGTGAACTAAATATTCCTCTTGTTGCTACTCACGATTCGCACTATTTAGACGAAGACGACCACAAAGCCCACGACACACTTCTTGCAGTACAAACCGGCTCAGATACCACCGACGCCAATCGCCTCACGTTCGGCAACGACAACTTCTCTTTAATAGACGCAAAAAAAGCATATGAACTTTTTAAAGATATTCCCGATGCTGTAGAAAACACCCTCAAAATAGCCGATATGTGCGACATTGAAATTGAACTTGGTAAGTGGGTTTTCCCTGACATTAAACTCCCCGAAAGAAGTGCTGACTACGACGAAGAATTAAAAAGTTTAACTTACGAAGGAATAGTTAGGCGTGAACTTGAAAAAACTACGGAAGTTGTTGAACGTATTGAGTACGAACTAAAAATTATTAAGGACAAAGGCTATGCTCCTTATTTCTTGGTTGTTGCAGATCTTCTGCGCTTTGCGGCGGAGAACAAAATCTTCACAAACATCAGAGGGTCTGTTGCAGGTTCCATTGTTACGTACCTGACTGGTATTACCAAGGTTAATCCACTTGAATACAAACTCCCCTTTGAACGATTCTTAAACCCAGAACGTCCTTCTGCTCCCGATATCGATATGGACTTCGCCGACAATCGTCGCGACGAGATGATTGAGTATGTAAAACAAAAATATGGAGCTGATAAAGTTGCTCAAATTGGAACATTCGGAACAATGATGGCTCGTGGCGCTGTGCGTGATGTGGCAAGAGCGCTTGGGCATCCTTACGCAACGGGAGACCGTCTATCAAAACTAATCCCGATGGGTTCACAGGGTTTCCCAATGACAATTGAAAATGCTCTCAAGATGACCCCAGAACTTAAGACTATTTATAAAAACGAAAAAGATTCAAAGGAAATTATAGACTTGGCAAAAAAACTTGAAGGGTGCGTGAGACACGTCTCTGTGCATGCCGCTGGTGTTGTTATTTCCCCTACCCCACTCACCGATTTTACTCCACTACAGTTTGACCCTAAGGGTGGAAAAATTATCACCCAGTACGATATGTATGTCGTTGAGGATGTTGGTCTTCTAAAGTTCGACTTTCTTGGAATTAGAAACCTTTCAATTCTAGGAAGAGCTGTCGACTTGGTAAAAAAACTCTACGACGAAGACGTCGATATTGAACGCATTCCCTTAGATGACAAATTGACATTTGAACTTTTGGCACGAGGCGAGACCGAAGGCTTGTTTCAATTAAACGGCGACGGAATGACCCGCTATTTGAAGGAACTTAAGCCAACAACAATTCACGACATTAATGCTATGGTCGCACTTTATCGCCCAGGGCCGATGATTTCTATCCCCGACTACATTGCCCGCAAACGTAACCCATCTTTAATCAAATACCCAGACCCACGACTAAAAGAGATATTGAAGGAATCCTATGGTGTTATAGCCTATCAAGACGATGTTCTTCTAACCGCAATTACACTTGCTGGGTATTCTTGGCTTGAAGCCGACAAGCTCCGCAAGGCCATGGGTAAAAAAATTCCAAAAGAAATGGCTGCACAAGAAGAAAAGTTTATTTCTGGTTGTGTCGACAAAGGACTGAAGCCAGAGAAAGCTCTTGAAATTTGGAAGCTTATTGAGCCGTTCGCAGCGTATGGGTTCAACAAAGCCCATGCAGCAAGCTATGGTCGTGTTTCCTATCAAACCGCATACATGAAGGCTCATTACCCTGCTCCTTATATGGCCGCTATTTTATCCGCCGAATCTGGAGACGTTGATAAGGTTGCTGAAATAATTACTGAATGTAAGCACATGAACATAAACGTCTTACCTCCAGATGTAAATGAAAGTTTTGGCGATTTCACTGTTGTAAAAAACGAAGAAGGAAAAGAAGAAATTCGCTTTGGTTTGATTTCAACAAAAAATCTTGGTGTTGATATCGCAGAGGCAATCATTACTGAACGTAAGCAAAACGGAAAATACACATCATTTGCAGATTTTCTAATGCGAGTTAAACACAAAAACTTAAACAAAAAATCTCTTGAAGCTCTAGTTAAATCTGGAAGTATGGATAAGCTCGGAGAACGTGGTCAATTGCTAGCAAACACGGAAGAAGCGTTAGAGTTTGCTCACGCGGCAAGCCACATAGACACCGCGCAAGATTCACTTTTTGGAGGAATGGCAGAAGCCCCGCTTGCAACAATCAATCTGAAGCCATCTGAGCCAGCAAAGAAAAGCGACATGTTGGCGTGGGAAAAAGAACTGCTTGGACTTTATGTTTCCGGACATCCACTTGATCCATGGAAAGAAAAATTAAATGGGCGTGAAATGACAGTAGAGAAATTAAAAGCCACATACAAAGAAGGAATGCTCGCCGTTGTTGCTGGAATCATTGAGGAATCAAAAGAAGTGATAACAAAAACAAACGACCGAATGGCATTCCTAAAAATATCAGATTTTACTGGAACAATGGAAGCGGTTGTGTTCCCAAAACTATACAAAGATGTAAAAGATTTTTGTGTCTCAGATAAATGCGTAATTGCTCGCGGGCGTATATCAAAAAGAAACGACGAAACGAGCTTAATCATAGAAGAGCTAAAAGAGCTCAAGTAG
- the rpmF gene encoding 50S ribosomal protein L32, whose amino-acid sequence MVVRMRHTRAHTRNRRSHHALVEGSLSKCEKCSAPHLTHRACPNCGTYRGRQVLDVTKKILKKEKKAKAASAAKK is encoded by the coding sequence ATGGTTGTACGAATGAGACATACGCGGGCACACACCCGCAATCGCCGTTCCCACCACGCTTTAGTGGAGGGTTCTTTATCTAAGTGTGAGAAGTGCTCGGCACCACACCTTACCCATCGGGCATGTCCTAACTGCGGTACTTACCGTGGAAGGCAAGTTCTTGATGTGACTAAGAAGATATTGAAAAAAGAGAAAAAGGCGAAAGCAGCTTCAGCTGCTAAAAAGTAA
- the nusB gene encoding transcription antitermination factor NusB, protein MANRHLSRSIVLQTLFEWDFNGKPENTLEDILKRNIEEFAPGASDAEFMRTLVVNVAARTKTLDDIIEKAAPAWPIDRIAAVDRNILRLGLFELLFADRLEVPPKVAINEAIELAKSFGGDNSGRFVNGVLGAVYKELGEPGKDDVSKSKHSRDPEEIEKLPIDKLVGAIVYGWGGGILQLAFVHDIFGHWTLAKGHLQEGETDEEAVNRKTQEELGITVTVKEKIGDNEYLATDPEKGRLRKQVCYYLVESPIVTLTTEKTGGLDDSRWFPVTEVPSLNLYDDIVPIITKAIGILLKK, encoded by the coding sequence ATGGCTAACCGGCACCTTTCAAGGTCAATAGTTCTCCAAACGCTCTTTGAGTGGGATTTTAATGGTAAGCCAGAAAACACTCTTGAAGATATTTTAAAACGTAATATTGAGGAATTTGCCCCAGGTGCAAGTGATGCAGAGTTTATGCGTACACTTGTGGTGAATGTCGCAGCTCGTACAAAAACTCTCGACGACATTATTGAAAAAGCAGCTCCAGCTTGGCCGATTGACCGCATTGCAGCTGTTGATAGAAATATTTTAAGACTAGGGCTCTTTGAGCTTCTTTTTGCAGATAGACTTGAGGTTCCACCAAAGGTTGCTATCAACGAAGCAATTGAATTAGCAAAATCTTTCGGTGGAGATAATAGTGGCAGGTTTGTGAACGGAGTTTTGGGTGCCGTCTACAAAGAACTTGGTGAGCCCGGCAAAGATGATGTTAGTAAAAGTAAGCATAGTAGGGATCCAGAGGAGATTGAAAAACTTCCTATTGATAAGTTAGTCGGCGCGATTGTATACGGCTGGGGTGGCGGTATTTTACAGCTTGCTTTTGTGCACGACATTTTTGGACATTGGACTTTGGCCAAAGGGCACCTACAAGAAGGCGAGACAGATGAAGAGGCCGTCAATCGAAAAACACAGGAGGAGCTTGGAATTACCGTCACTGTCAAAGAAAAGATTGGTGACAATGAGTACCTTGCAACTGATCCAGAAAAAGGTAGGCTACGTAAGCAGGTTTGCTATTACCTTGTTGAATCGCCTATAGTGACGCTTACAACAGAGAAGACTGGCGGGCTTGATGATTCGCGCTGGTTTCCAGTGACAGAGGTTCCA